In Rhodococcus pseudokoreensis, the DNA window CGAGAACGCCGATCACCCCCACCACGATGCGGTACGCCAGGTTGAGGCTCGGGCGCGCGGCGACGTGTGCCCGCCACCGGCGCCAGCGGCTCTCCGCTTCCTGGAACGGCGACAGATCCGAGTCGTCCACGTCCCTGTTCTCGGGCGCGGATCCCGGTCGAGCTTCTCTGCTGGTCACCAGTCCACCCTACCGACCGCGACCTGCCCTCACCCCTTCACACAGACGACCTGCCGCAGGTGGGCCACGACCTCGACGAGATCGGCCTGCGCTTCGATCACCTGCTCGATGTCCTTGTAGGCGCCGGGAATCTCGTCGATCACACCGGCGTCCTTGCGCGATTCGACGCCGGACGTCTGCCGCACCAGGTCGTCGACGGTGAACCGCTTCTTCGCCTTCGTGCGGCTCATCGTCCGTCCCGCCCCGTGCGACGCCGAATTGAAGGACAACTCGGAGCCCAGGCCCCGCACCACGTAGGAACCGGTACCCATCGACCCGGGGATGAGCCCGAGATCACCCCGGCCTGCCCGGATCGCCCCCTTACGTGTGACGAGCATCGGCTCGCCGTCGACGATCTCCTCCGACACATAGTTGTGGTGGCAGGAGATCGGCTCGTCGAACCGCACCGTCCTGCCGGGAAGGGACTGCCGGAAGGCCCGCATCACCAGCGTGAGCATGACGGCGCGGTTCCGGGCCGCGTACTCCTGCGCCCACGTCAGGTCGTGGCGGTACGCATCCATCTCCTTGCTGCCTGCGAGGAACACCGCGAGATCACGATCGACCAGCCGCTGGTTGTGCGGCAGGGCCCGCGCCACCGCGATGTGCCGCTCCGCCAGTTCCTTGCCGATGTTGCGTGACCCGGAGTGCAGCATCAGCCAGACCTCGTCGGCGTCCGAAAGGCACACCTCGATGAAATGGTTGCCGCCGCCGAGCGTGCCGATCTGCTTCATCGCCCGCGATTCCCGGGACTGCACGCCGGAATGCAGGTCGCCGAATTCCTGCCAGAATCGATGCCACCCCTTCTTCACTCCCCCGGCATCCGGACCCAGTGCGCCGACGTTCACCGAATGCTCGTGCATGGCGAAACCGACGGGCACCGCCCGCTCGATGTGCGACCTCATCGACCGCAGGCTGTCGGGCAGGTCGCTCGCGGTCACATCGGTCCGGACCGCCGTCATTCCGCAGCCGATGTCGACGCCGACCGCCGCGGGGGCGACCGCCTCCCGCATCGCGATGACGGAACCGACCGTCGCACCCTTGCCCACGTGGACGTCGGGCATGACGCGCACCCCGTGCACCCACGGAAGGTCGGCCATGTTCCGCAACTGCTGCAACGCAGCCTGCTCGATGGTCTGCTCCTCCGCCCACATCAGTGTCGGCGCGGTGGTGCCTTCCAGCCTCACGGGGAACATGGGACTTCAGTCCTTCGGTTGCGGATCACCCGGGAATATACGGCCGGCTCAGTTCATTGTCCGTCGCACCGGAGAGCGGCAACAACCGATTTTCCGGGTGCGCACACGAAAAAGAAGAGGTCGTTTCCGATTTCGGAAACGACCTCTTCTCTGCGTGGTCCCGGCTGGGATCGAACCAGCGACCTTCCCGGTGTGAACGGGACGCTCTTCCACTGAGCCACGGGACCGAGGCGCGCCAGTTACTCGCGCTCGAACGAGTTGGAACATTAACAGACCGAGCGGCCGAACGAAAATCACCCCGATGGGATTCGGGTCGGGTTCGGGTGGGATTCGTGCCGGCCCCTCCCCGCGGCACGTCCGCGACCCGGTCCCGTTCACGCCGAGTTCACCGTCTGATGCCTTGACCTGCAGATTTGTAACTATCGCGGATGGTCGGCTAATGTTCTCAACCGCACCACGGAGAACATTCTCCGCGAGTTACACGGTGCATGCGGACGTGGCGCAGCTGGTAGCGCACAACCTTGCCAAGGTTGGGGTCGCGGGTTCGAATCCCGTCGTCCGCTCGAGAGGTTGGACTCAACCTTTACGGTGGAGTGGCCGAGTGGTGAGGCAACGGCCTGCAAAGCCGTGCACACGGGTTCGATTCCCGTCTCCACCTCGCGCGATTAGCTCAGCGGGAGAGCGCTTCCCTGACACGGAAGAGGTCACTGGTTCAATCCCAGTATCGCGCACCGAGATAGATGCTAGATGCTCGACTGTTAGTGTTTGACTTGCTCGACAGTGACGGCCCCGCACGGGGCCATCACGAATGCGGACGTGGCGCAGCTGGTAGCGCACAACCTTGCCAAGGTTGGGGTCGCGGGTTCGAATCCCGTCGTCCGCTCTCTTTTTTCCGTCCCGCGCGATTAGCTCAGCGGGAGAGCGCTTCCCTGACACGGAAGAGGTCACTGGTTCAATCCCAGTATCGCGCACCATTTCGCGTTCAACCGAAAAGTTCACGACGTGCGGCCCCGGTCATCGACCGGGGCCGTACGTCGTTGTGCGTCAGGCGGGCCGGAGCCGGTTGGCGCCGGAGATCATCGCGCGCAGAGTCGATTCCGTGCGGGACTCGCCGATTCCCATCGCCCAGAGCCGGATGCCGGCGCTCTCGCAGAGCAGGAAGGTCGCCGTGCGGTGCCCGATCTCGTGCTGGTGGAAAGACAGGATCTCGATCGCACACCCCGCGTCGTGCAGCATCGAGGTCATGGCGGAGACCGGGCCGGGCGCGCTCGCACCGGTCTTGCAGATCGATTCGCCGATGCCGAGGGTGGCTTCGAAATCCCACATTCCGGGCCCGGTCTTCGTTTCCGACCAACTACCCAGGCGGAACGGTCCGTTGCACGGTGCGTAGACGGCGTCGAACGCGGTCCAGGTCATTCCGGCGGCTTCGGTGCGGAGTTCCGACGGCAGCGACTTGCCGTGGCGCGCGGCGAACGGGTCGGCCGCAGGTGCCGACGAGGGAAAAGACGAAGCAAAAGAAGTGTTGGCGCTCATTTTCGTGGTCTTCCTGAAAGGAGGGAGGACCAACGCGTAGCTCAACGACCCGCAGCGAGGGGTCGGTCCGTATCAGACCCCGCTACGGCGGAGAACTACGAGAATGCGCTGCATGGAGGACACTGTAGGCGACAACCGTCCGCGGAGACAACCCCGAGTACGTGTCGTAGCGACGGCCACGGCGACGGCCGGGTGACGAAATCGTTACCCCCGCTTCTGGAACGTGAGGAAATCCTCATGTATCGTCGAACTTGCCATCCACCCCCCCGATGGCAATGAGCCCCAGCCATGACCCCCCATCCAAGGCTGGGGCTCAGTCTTGTTCCGGGCACCCCGTCGACCCGCGCTTTCGGACATATCACCCGCCGATCCGGAGAACGCTGCACATCCCCGCAAAGTATTGGACACTCGTCCAATCAGAGACCAGGATCGCCGCACTCGCGGCGGGGATGTCCACGATCGAAGGCCTGCCACATGACGGATTCACCACGCGCGGACGTGTCCGCCGAACGATCGGCACGGATCGCCGCATCGATCGCCTTCGGTCTGCAGGGTTTTCTCCTCGCGGCCGTCCTCACGCAACTGCCGCAGTACCAGGACCGATTCGGGTTCGATGACACGGTCATCGTGGTCGCCGTCGTGACGGTGTCGCTCATCGCCGGAGCGGGAAGCATCCTCGCCGAGCACCTGGCCCGCCGATTCTCCAGCAGAGCGGCACTGCAACTCGGGCTCGCGACGATCGCGGCCGCAGGCGGAGCGCTCGGTTTCAGCCCGAACACCGCCGCCTTCTTCGCCTGCCTGTCCGTGTACGGTGCCGGACTCGGCATCGTCGACGCCGCCGCCAACATGCAGGCGGTGTCGATCCAGCACGCCTACGGCCGCTTCGTCCTGTCGTCGTTCCACGCGGTGTGGAGCGTCGGTGCGATTGCCGGTGCGCTCTTCGTCGCCGCGACGTCGGCCCTCGGCGTGGGTGTCGCCGCCGCGCAGCTGACAGCGGCGTTCGTCGTGATTGCCGGCCTCGCCTACTGCGGGCCGCGGCTCCTCCGGCGCCGGGAACCGGCAGGCACCGTCGCACCGGCGACCGGCCCTGTCGCCGTTCCGGTTCCGATCCGGGCGCTGCTCGCACTCGGTACCGCGATGGCGTTGTTCTACGCCATCGATTTCGGCGTCGCCAACTGGTCCGCGCTGTACGTCAGGAACGTGCTGCTCGCGGATGCGGGTACGGCCGCTTTGGCGCTGGCCGCGTACCAGTGCGCGGCTCTGGTGTCGCGGCTGAGCGGCGACTTCTGGGTCGCGAAGTACGGCGAGATCGCCGTCGTCCGTGGGGGTTCGGCGGTCGGTGTCGCCGGAATGGCGGTCGTCGTGTTCGCCGGGTCCCCGGCCGTCGCCATCGCCGGATTCCTCGTCGTGGGCCTCGGTGTCCCGGTCGTCGCCCCCCTGTGCTTCAGCGCCGCCGGACGACTGGCGCCTGCCGGACAGGTCGACGACGTGGTGGCGCGGATCAACCTGTTCAACTACGCGGGAACCCTCGTGGGCGGGGCGATCATCGGCGGCGTCGCCGCCGCGACCAGCCTGCGGGTCGGGTTCGTGGTCCCGCTCCTGTTCGCGGTCGGGCTCCTCCTCCTCGCGCCCGCGTTCGCCTCGAACCGGGACCGCGACGAGCAATCCGAGTGGGCCCCGGACCGCGACTGACGGCAGATGTTCTACTTAGGTCATGCCGACTTGGGGATGGTTCGTGATCGCGGTGGGAAACGTCTACATCGCGGTTCTGGTCTCGTCGCGGTCCTGCCGCGGCGGCTCGCACACCCCACCCGACCTGCATCCCGCATCGACGTGGCGGCACCTCGACGACGCCACCCGGGACGAGGTGACGTGCCTGCTGGACCGGGGCCGGACCACCGAGGCGATCAAGCTTCTCGTCACGCGGGACGGAATCGGCGTGCGGCACGCGAAGGCCACGGTCGAGTACGGCCGGAGCATTGCGGCGATCAGCCTGCTGCGGGACAGTACGGGGATGACACGTCGGGAAGCGAAGGACGCGGTGGATCAGCTGTGACTGTCGAAATCGACCCCGCGGGAATCTGGGATTCCGAGGCGATCGCCGACGTCGCCGCGGCGACGTTCCCTCTCGCGTGCCCGCCCGGGGCGACGCAGGACGACATCGCCACGTTCATCGACGACGTGCTGTCCGCCGAACGGTTCTCCGAATACCTCACCGACCCCGACCGCACCGTCCTCAAGGTCACACACGGCGGGGCGATCGTCGGCTACGCGATGCTGATCGACGGGGAACCCGCCGACCCGGACGTCGGCAGGGTCGTGACGCTGCGGCCGACCACCGAGATCAGCAAGCTGTACGTGCTGCCCGGCAATCACGGAACCGGCGTCGCGTCCGCACTGATGGATGCGATCGTCGAACGCGCGGTCGCGGCGGAGTGCGCGGGGCTGTGGCTGGGCGTGAACCAGGAGAACGTTCGAGCCCAGCGCTTCTACGCCAAGCACGGATTCACGCAGGTCGGAACGAAGACGTTCGTCGTCGGCACCCAACTGCACCACGATTTCGTGATGCAGCGGGCGCTGTAGCGAGCCGGGTCAGCTCGCCGCGACCTCGAAACGCGACAGCGCCAGCAGGCGCGATGTGGCACGCAGGTACTTCTTCCGGTACCCGCCGGCCAGCATCTCGGGGGTGAAGATCGCGTCGAGCTTGGCCCCGGCCACGGTGACCGGGATGCTCGCGTCGTAGAGGCGGTCGGCGAGGACCACCAGCCGCAGCGCGACCGACTGGTCCTCGGCGGGGTGGACGCCGTCCAGGAACACTGCCGGAATGCCCTCGACCAGCTTGTTGTAGCGGGACGGGTGCAGCGTGCTGAGGTGCTTGCACAGGGCGTCGAAGTCGTCGAGGGTCGCGCCGGGGATGCTGTCGGCGCGCTCGGCGAGCTCCTCCGAGGAGATCGGGTCGGGGGCCGGCGGCAGGTCGCGGTGGCGGTAGTCGGGTCCGTCGACGCGAATCGTCTCGAAGATGGAGCCGAGCTTCTTGATCTCCCGCAGGAAGTCCTGTGCGGCGAACCGGCCCTCACCGAGCTGGCCGGGCAGCGTGTTCGACGTCGCCACGATGGACACGCCGCGTGCCGACAACTCCGACAGCAGGCGGGAGACCAGCATGGTGTCGCCCGGGTCGTCGAGTTCGAATTCGTCGATGCACAGGACGCTGTGATCGGACAGCTGCTCGACGGCCTTGTTGAAGCCGAGGGCGCCGACGACGTGCGTCAGCTCCACGAACGTGCCGAACGCCTTGGGCGACGGGACGCTGTGGAAGATCGAGGCCAGGAGGTGGGTCTTGCCGACGCCGAAGCCGCCGTCGAGGTAGAGACCGGCACCGGTGGCCGGCGTCTTCTTCCCGAACAGACCGCGTCGACCGCCGCTGCGGATCTTCACGACCTTCTTCGCGAACTCCTCCGCCGTCTGGACCGCGGCGGCCTGGCTGGGTTCTGCGGGATCGGGAATGTACGACGCGAAGCTCACCTCGTCGAACATGGCCGGGGGCACCATCTGAGCTACCAACTGATCAGCGGGGACCACGGGGCTGCGATCGACAAGACGTGCATGCATACAAGCAGGGTATCCACGTGTTGTGATCACCAACATGCACCGTGTACATATTGCGACATTTTTCACACCGGACAGTCCGCCCGCCCGGGAGGAGTCCAGCGAATCGACCGCGAACACGCTGCGCGAGCTGTACGCCTACCCGGCGGAGACCCCGCGGCCGTGGCTCCGCGTCAACTTCGTGAGCAGCATCGACGGCGCCGTCTCCGTCGACGGGGTCAGCGGGGCGCTCGGCACCCCCGCGGACGCACTGGTCTTCGAGACGCTGCGGGAACTGGCCGGCGTCGTGCTGGTCGGGGCCGGAACCGTCCGGGCGGAGAACTACGGCGGGGCGCGCATCGGCGCCGAGGGCCGGCGACGCCGGGTGGCCGCGGGGATGCCGGAGGTCCCGCCGATCGCCGTCGTGTCCGCCCGCGCCCACCTCGACCCGCAGGCCCGCCTGTTCACGGACACCGAGGTGGCGCCGATCGTCGTCACGTGCGCGGACGCGGACCCGGTGCGGATCCGCGCCCTCGCCGATGCGGGCGCCCGGATCGTCACGGCCGGCGACGGGCAGATCAGCAGCGAGAAGCTGATCGCGGCGCTGGACGACCTCGGACTGCGCCGGGTGCTCTGCGAGGGCGGACCGAGCCTGTTCGGGCAGCTGATCGCGGACGACGCCGTCGACGAGGTCTGCCTGACCACGGCCCCGGTGCTCGCCGGGGGAACCGCCGGGCGCGTCGCCACCGCACCGAATTCCCGGATCACCGCGATGACTCCCGCGCACATCCTCACCGACACCGACGGCACCGTCCTCACCCGATGGGTGCGGCTGCCCCGCCCGTAGGGGAACCTGGCAGGGTGGTCGCCATGCGCAGATCGGTGTTGCTCGCAATGGTTCTCGTGGTGTGCACCGCGTGCGGAGCCGGACCGTCCAACCGCCCGCACGTGGCAGTCGAGCGCGAGGGCGGCGGCAGCGAACCCACCGCGACCGAGACCGAGAACCCCGACGCCGCCCCGCCCGTGCTGCAGACCCCGAAGAACGACCTGGCGTGGACCGACTGCACCCAGAGCACGCTCGGCGCCCTCGGCCCGGGCGCGACGGCCCCCGCCGGGCTCATCTTCGAGTGCGGCTCCTACGAGGCGGCCGTCGACGAGAGCGGCACCCTGCCCGGGACCTTCACGATGGGCGCGATGCGGGCGCGGCTCGCCGACACCCCCGAGAACGCAGCCCCGCTCGTGCTCACGTCGGGATCGGACCGGTCGTCGACCGCGACGCTCGCGGCGCTGAGCACCGGCGGTCTGACGTCACTGCTGTCGACGCGCCCGGTGGTCGCGGTGGACCGCCGCGGGATCGCCGCTTCGCAGGAGATCGAGTGCCTCACCCCGGAACTCCGCAGCAGCCTGGCGAATCTCGGGCAGTTCGACCCGGGAACGGGTGACCAGGTCGACAAGGTGACCGCGCTGGGCCGCGACGCCACCATCGCGTGCACCGACTACCTGCAGCCGCAGGAACTCGCGTTCGACAGCACCCACGCCGCCGACGACATCGAGGAACTGCGCCGCACCTGGGACGTCGACGCGCTCGGGATCCTCGCCACCGGCAACGGCAGCGCCGTCGCGCTCAGCTACGCCGCCAAGTACCCCGGCCGGGTCGGCCGGCTCGTCCTCGACTCCCCCGCCGTCACCACGGTGGACGCCGCGACCGTCACCGAACAGCAGGTGGCGGGTCAGGAGGCGGCGTTCGACGCGTTCGCCCGCCAGTGCACGGCCCTGAACTGCTCCCTCGGCGCCGATCCGCGCGCCGCGATGACGGACGCCGTCACCCGCGCCGCGAACGGGCAGATCCCGCAGGTCTCGGCGAACGCCCTCCTCACCGCGGTGTCCGGGACGCTCGCCGCGGCGGGCGGCGACCAGCAGGGCCGCGTCCGGGCCCTGTCGGATGCCGTGTCCGCCGCCCTCGCCGGGAACACGGCGCCGATCCTCGCGGCGGTCGCGCAGGCCGAGGCCGCCTACGAGAGCGACGGCCAGTTCATCACCCGCTGCACCGACGGCCAGCAGTGGCCCGCGCCCGACCGGGTCCGGGAACTGCAGAAGCTGTGGAGCGAACGGTTCCCGCTGTTCGGCCCCAACGCCGCCGTCGGTCTGCTCACGTGCACGTCCTGGCCCGCGACCGCGCCCCCCGCCCTGCCCGGCGAGCTGGCACTGCCGGTCCTGGTGCTCAGCGGCACCGCCGACCCGGTCGTCGGGAACGCCGGGGTGGGGACGGTGACGGGGGCCGTGTCGAGTGCAGGCGCCGCGACGGCGACGCTGACGTGGCACGGCAGCGGCCACCCCGCCACCCATTCGGACTGCGCGCAGAAGTCGATCGTCACCTACGTCACGGACGGGGTGCTGCCGCCGGACGGCAGCGCCTGCCCCGCCTAGCCGAGGTGTTCCGCCCGACACCCACAGGGGGTGCGTGACCGCACGTCAGGGCTTCTCGGTGTACCGTGCCGTGGTGTTCCTTCGACAACTCGAACCGCGCACCGGGCGGACTGCCAACGAGGTAATCAACTTCGCGCTGTGGCCGATCGCCGTCATGACCGTGCTGCATCGAGTGGTCGTCAAGGCGGTCAACGGGTACATCACCGACGACTTCCGGCCGGTCTACAACGCTGCCCTGGCCTTCCTGAACGGGCGTCCCGTCTACACCGCCAACTTCAACTGGGTCGACCCCCACTACCTGTACCCACCGTCCGGGACGCTGCTGATGGCGCCGATCGCGGTGATCGACCCCGAGAAGTCCCGCTGGTTGTTCATCATCGCCAACGCGATCGCCATCGTGATCGCCCTGTACCTGCTGCTGCGGCTGTTCGGCCTGGGCTTGAACTCCATCGCGGCCCCGATCCTGCTGCTCGCCACGTTCTCGTCCGAGACCGTCACCAACACCCTGGTCTTCACCAACATCAACGGCCTCGTCCTGCTCGGCGAAATCGCGTTCCTGGTGCTGCTCATGAAGCGCAAGGACATGTGGTCCGGTGTC includes these proteins:
- a CDS encoding GNAT family N-acetyltransferase produces the protein MTVEIDPAGIWDSEAIADVAAATFPLACPPGATQDDIATFIDDVLSAERFSEYLTDPDRTVLKVTHGGAIVGYAMLIDGEPADPDVGRVVTLRPTTEISKLYVLPGNHGTGVASALMDAIVERAVAAECAGLWLGVNQENVRAQRFYAKHGFTQVGTKTFVVGTQLHHDFVMQRAL
- a CDS encoding pyrimidine reductase family protein, with the translated sequence MHRVHIATFFTPDSPPAREESSESTANTLRELYAYPAETPRPWLRVNFVSSIDGAVSVDGVSGALGTPADALVFETLRELAGVVLVGAGTVRAENYGGARIGAEGRRRRVAAGMPEVPPIAVVSARAHLDPQARLFTDTEVAPIVVTCADADPVRIRALADAGARIVTAGDGQISSEKLIAALDDLGLRRVLCEGGPSLFGQLIADDAVDEVCLTTAPVLAGGTAGRVATAPNSRITAMTPAHILTDTDGTVLTRWVRLPRP
- the zapE gene encoding cell division protein ZapE encodes the protein MHARLVDRSPVVPADQLVAQMVPPAMFDEVSFASYIPDPAEPSQAAAVQTAEEFAKKVVKIRSGGRRGLFGKKTPATGAGLYLDGGFGVGKTHLLASIFHSVPSPKAFGTFVELTHVVGALGFNKAVEQLSDHSVLCIDEFELDDPGDTMLVSRLLSELSARGVSIVATSNTLPGQLGEGRFAAQDFLREIKKLGSIFETIRVDGPDYRHRDLPPAPDPISSEELAERADSIPGATLDDFDALCKHLSTLHPSRYNKLVEGIPAVFLDGVHPAEDQSVALRLVVLADRLYDASIPVTVAGAKLDAIFTPEMLAGGYRKKYLRATSRLLALSRFEVAAS
- a CDS encoding RtcB family protein, translated to MFPVRLEGTTAPTLMWAEEQTIEQAALQQLRNMADLPWVHGVRVMPDVHVGKGATVGSVIAMREAVAPAAVGVDIGCGMTAVRTDVTASDLPDSLRSMRSHIERAVPVGFAMHEHSVNVGALGPDAGGVKKGWHRFWQEFGDLHSGVQSRESRAMKQIGTLGGGNHFIEVCLSDADEVWLMLHSGSRNIGKELAERHIAVARALPHNQRLVDRDLAVFLAGSKEMDAYRHDLTWAQEYAARNRAVMLTLVMRAFRQSLPGRTVRFDEPISCHHNYVSEEIVDGEPMLVTRKGAIRAGRGDLGLIPGSMGTGSYVVRGLGSELSFNSASHGAGRTMSRTKAKKRFTVDDLVRQTSGVESRKDAGVIDEIPGAYKDIEQVIEAQADLVEVVAHLRQVVCVKG
- a CDS encoding MFS transporter translates to MTDSPRADVSAERSARIAASIAFGLQGFLLAAVLTQLPQYQDRFGFDDTVIVVAVVTVSLIAGAGSILAEHLARRFSSRAALQLGLATIAAAGGALGFSPNTAAFFACLSVYGAGLGIVDAAANMQAVSIQHAYGRFVLSSFHAVWSVGAIAGALFVAATSALGVGVAAAQLTAAFVVIAGLAYCGPRLLRRREPAGTVAPATGPVAVPVPIRALLALGTAMALFYAIDFGVANWSALYVRNVLLADAGTAALALAAYQCAALVSRLSGDFWVAKYGEIAVVRGGSAVGVAGMAVVVFAGSPAVAIAGFLVVGLGVPVVAPLCFSAAGRLAPAGQVDDVVARINLFNYAGTLVGGAIIGGVAAATSLRVGFVVPLLFAVGLLLLAPAFASNRDRDEQSEWAPDRD
- a CDS encoding 2-isopropylmalate synthase; protein product: MSANTSFASSFPSSAPAADPFAARHGKSLPSELRTEAAGMTWTAFDAVYAPCNGPFRLGSWSETKTGPGMWDFEATLGIGESICKTGASAPGPVSAMTSMLHDAGCAIEILSFHQHEIGHRTATFLLCESAGIRLWAMGIGESRTESTLRAMISGANRLRPA
- a CDS encoding alpha/beta hydrolase; the encoded protein is MRRSVLLAMVLVVCTACGAGPSNRPHVAVEREGGGSEPTATETENPDAAPPVLQTPKNDLAWTDCTQSTLGALGPGATAPAGLIFECGSYEAAVDESGTLPGTFTMGAMRARLADTPENAAPLVLTSGSDRSSTATLAALSTGGLTSLLSTRPVVAVDRRGIAASQEIECLTPELRSSLANLGQFDPGTGDQVDKVTALGRDATIACTDYLQPQELAFDSTHAADDIEELRRTWDVDALGILATGNGSAVALSYAAKYPGRVGRLVLDSPAVTTVDAATVTEQQVAGQEAAFDAFARQCTALNCSLGADPRAAMTDAVTRAANGQIPQVSANALLTAVSGTLAAAGGDQQGRVRALSDAVSAALAGNTAPILAAVAQAEAAYESDGQFITRCTDGQQWPAPDRVRELQKLWSERFPLFGPNAAVGLLTCTSWPATAPPALPGELALPVLVLSGTADPVVGNAGVGTVTGAVSSAGAATATLTWHGSGHPATHSDCAQKSIVTYVTDGVLPPDGSACPA